The DNA region CAATTTTTTTGACAATCACTACCTCACTTGTTTGCTTCGGGACAAAAAATATCAAAAGCATTTTATTAAGTGCGTTGACATATTTATTTGTAGCATTAAACGACATTTCAATAAAACTATACTCAGGCGGTTCACACGACAACGAAGGACTTGGATGGATACATATGCTTTTGTTCGTTGGACTATTGCCAACATTTGGAATTTTATTGGCGACAATTTTTAGGAACAAACAAGAAACATTGACAAACAAAATAATTGCTCTGGTAATGTTCGTAGGACTTATCGCAGGACACTTGCAACTCTTTAGCAATTTAGGACTTGGACGATATTATTGGTATAATTGGAATTGATAAAATTATATGCTAAAACGACTTAAAAAATATAAGGTTCTATTTGGACTGATAGTATTGGTTATTGCATTTGGCATTTATAATAGACAAGCATTTCCAGCAATCTACAGTATAATTTCAAGCTACTTTCAACCTGTCGACATTGAATACATAAAAGAACAAGGAGAATGGCTTGGAACAACTGGCGGACTTGTGAGATTTGACGACAACTCAGAAACTATAAGCGGTGACACTATTTATCGCAACAACGAACCAATTATGATAGTAAAAAGATTGAATAAAAAATTCAATGAAATGTATATTTACAGACTCGACAGAAAAACGTATGACACTTATACAAGCACAATTGAATTCACAAAATAAAGAAGCCCGAACCGCTAACACGGGTTTGGCAAAAGTGGCGGTTCAGTGCTCCGCAGACACATTTGTGGTTAATCAAAGTTTGGTTCTCCGCATCAACATTTGTGGTAAAAATCGCCACCTTCGCCAAGCCGCAAAACGTTATATGCCACCTTATGACGACAGACAATAAAATAAAGAACAATGTTTAAAAACCTATTTAATAAACAAAATAGCAAGACAAAAAGTGTTTTTCTTGCAGGTTGGGAAGTTCATTTGAACGGAGATCAACAATGTGATAATTTCATTGCGACACAAATTACAAATAAGGGAACTGTCGAGACACTTTACAGTGGAATTGAATTAGTTTTTGAAAATAATAAACTAATCAGAGCTTACGATTATGAAGAAGGAAACAGAAAGGACAGAGAACTTAAAGCTGACGAAATTGGACTTGAATACAAAAAGTTTGAAGAAAACAGATTATTGCAGTTAGTTGAAAACAAAGATGGACTACATCAACTCGGTGGTGAAATTCCAAACGACTTTCAACTACCAGAGAATAATTGTGTTGTTCCATTTCAATATTTGGGGTTCATTGACAATCAAGACAAAAATTTTAGTTGGTTACCTTTTAAAGTTCATTTGACTTGCCCAATTTATCTAAATATAGGTAATGTATTTTTAGACTATACAAATCCAAATAAACCGACAATAATCAATCGTGACGAAGTTGAAAAAGCTGATACTTCACACGATGACGACTTAAATCAAACTTCTGAGATAGTATTTAATGAAATGAAATTTTCATTTGTTGAAGAAGAAGAATTTTCAGGAACAGGACATTCCGGACTTCCAAATTGGATACAATACCCCGACATACCAATGTGCCCAAAATCGGGTAAAAGAATGAAGTTTCTTTGTCAATTAAACGGTGGAGTAACTGCAAAACGGACAAATGTTGAACCCAAAGACGAGTGGTATAGACACTATTATGAAGAGCTGAATTTTTGGGGTGACGGAGACTTATTTGTATTCTTTGAGCCGACATCAAAAGTTGCTTGCTATTTCATACAAAACACATAGAATGACAAGAAAGGCGGCATATAACAGCACCTACAAGAAATAGGCGGTTCAGTGGTTAAATGAAACTTTGTTTTTCGTATCAAGTTTTGTGCTGGCAGACAGTTTTGTTCTCCGAAAGCCGCCACTGCGCCAAGCCACAAACCGTTAGCTTTCCCCAGTCAAATTCATCCCACCCAAAGAAATCAGTGGGGTTGTTTGCAATCAAATTAACCTTTTATGCTCCTGAGATGTCGCGTCTTTCACTTAAGCGTAACAGCTCTGCTACTCCTCAAAACCTCAATCGCTTCTCTTGCGCATTCAAAAATGCTTGAAGGCACTTGCAAACCCCATAAAAAGTGCCGCTACATAGGCAACAACTCGTTCATTTAGTGGCGACATTCGCAGTCCATTTGATCATGAACATTCGCGCAGCAACAGAAGACGACCTGAGTGGGATCTTAACGGTTCTCAATCATCATATTCTCCACTCCACTGCCATTTGGAGCGAAGCGCCATTCACGTGGCTAGAGCTTCTGGAATGGTACCACGCACGCGTGGATGTCGGATATCCCGTGGTGGTGGCCGTTTCTGAAGACCAGACCGTTCTGGGCTATGGAACCTACGCCATGTTCCGTCCAAAATCTGGCTATCGTTTCTGTGTGGAGCACAGTCTTTATGTCAATCCGAACGTGCATAATAAAGGCATCGGCACCGGCATTATCACGGCATTGATAACACAGGCCAAAGCCCAAGGATTGCACACGATGGTCGGTGTAATAGAGGCCACCAATGTGCAAAGCATTCAGTTTCATGAGAAATTCGGCTTCGAAATAACAGGCAGATTGCCTGAAGCAGGTTTCAAGTTCAATCGCTGGCTCGATCTGGTTTTCATGCAATTGAAAATAAGCTCGTAGAGTGTGTATTTTTCGGCCAACTATCAACGCTCATGGCCGACATCCGATCTCAATTCCTGCTCAATCCTGACATCATTCATCTGAACCACGGTTCGTTCGGGGCATGCCCCAAATCGGTGTTCGAAGATTACCAGAAATGGCAATTGGAACTGGAACGAAATACGGTTGCGTTCTACGTTAGAAAAGGCCCTGAATTGCTCTTCCATGCGCGCAAAGCCTTAGGCGATTTTATCGGTTGCCATGCAGATGATGTGGTGTACACCATGAATCCGAGCTACGCGATGAACATCATCATCAAGAGCTTTCCGATGAAAGAAGGCGA from Flavobacteriales bacterium includes:
- a CDS encoding GNAT family N-acetyltransferase, translated to MNIRAATEDDLSGILTVLNHHILHSTAIWSEAPFTWLELLEWYHARVDVGYPVVVAVSEDQTVLGYGTYAMFRPKSGYRFCVEHSLYVNPNVHNKGIGTGIITALITQAKAQGLHTMVGVIEATNVQSIQFHEKFGFEITGRLPEAGFKFNRWLDLVFMQLKISS